One genomic window of bacterium Scap17 includes the following:
- a CDS encoding phosphate ABC transporter substrate-binding protein: protein MTDTRSVSLCCTGHLVSPSPARHHGRGKQWPAPCRIVISFILWWEVAMSVSVGSLVRSGFRAVFASRRGSSVSSLYASSSCAPRLRSGLPSLRLMSLVCLLGLSTLSAPALADKVPEYRPVSGVVGNLTAVGSDTLSVLVTRWAAQLRRYHPGVRVQLQAAGSSTAPPALIAGTTRIGLMSRPMSDQERQDFTHEFGYPPLGVPVALDAMGIIVHRSNPLEEISIAQLDVIFSATHSCGGQAANRWGQLGLSDEWNDRQIMRFGRSATSGTYGAFRRIALCDGDFRLDVSEQPGSASIIGAVGSSPNGIGYASFSTSSPLVKQLSVSREAGGHAVFPSRASIRDGRYPLTRALYIYVNRVPDEPLPALEQAFLSLIMSRQGQQAILRGGYVPLPEKQLLHWRQQLGLQDVDAL from the coding sequence ATGACGGATACTCGTAGTGTTTCGCTGTGCTGCACGGGCCACCTTGTTTCACCGTCGCCTGCCCGTCACCATGGGCGTGGCAAGCAGTGGCCAGCTCCGTGTCGCATCGTCATCTCGTTCATTCTCTGGTGGGAAGTCGCCATGTCAGTTTCCGTCGGGTCGCTTGTCCGTTCAGGCTTTCGCGCCGTGTTCGCGTCGCGTCGCGGGTCATCCGTGTCCTCCTTATATGCGTCCTCCTCATGCGCGCCCCGCCTGCGCTCAGGGCTGCCGTCGCTGCGGCTGATGTCGCTTGTCTGCCTGCTGGGGCTCTCGACGCTCTCGGCTCCGGCACTGGCCGACAAGGTGCCCGAATATCGCCCGGTGTCCGGGGTGGTGGGCAACCTGACGGCGGTGGGCTCCGATACCCTGTCGGTGCTGGTGACGCGCTGGGCTGCCCAGCTGCGTCGCTATCATCCGGGGGTACGCGTGCAGCTGCAGGCCGCGGGCTCCTCGACGGCCCCGCCGGCATTGATCGCCGGCACTACCCGCATCGGGCTGATGTCGCGTCCGATGAGCGACCAGGAGCGTCAGGACTTCACGCATGAATTCGGCTATCCGCCGCTGGGTGTGCCCGTGGCGCTGGATGCGATGGGCATCATCGTGCATCGCAGCAACCCGCTGGAGGAGATCAGCATCGCGCAGCTGGATGTCATCTTCTCCGCCACGCACAGCTGTGGTGGCCAGGCGGCCAATCGCTGGGGCCAGCTGGGGCTGAGTGATGAGTGGAATGACCGCCAGATCATGCGCTTCGGACGCAGTGCCACCTCGGGCACCTACGGCGCCTTCCGCCGTATCGCGCTGTGCGATGGCGACTTCCGCCTCGATGTCAGTGAACAGCCGGGCTCGGCCTCCATCATCGGCGCGGTAGGCTCCTCGCCCAATGGCATCGGCTATGCCAGCTTCAGCACCTCTTCGCCGCTGGTGAAGCAGCTGTCCGTCAGCCGTGAGGCGGGCGGCCACGCTGTCTTCCCGAGCCGGGCCAGCATTCGCGATGGCCGCTATCCGCTGACCCGTGCCCTGTACATCTACGTCAATCGCGTGCCTGACGAGCCGCTCCCGGCGCTGGAGCAGGCCTTCCTGTCATTGATCATGTCGCGCCAGGGTCAGCAGGCCATCCTGCGTGGTGGCTATGTGCCACTGCCGGAAAAGCAGCTGCTGCACTGGCGTCAGCAACTGGGGCTTCAGGATGTGGATGCCCTTTGA
- a CDS encoding acyl-CoA thioesterase, which yields MQALDDIPTPNGTLTLKLIAQRQDTNLYGDISGGWLMHRMDEACELAAGRVAHGRTATVAVEGLDFLSPVRIGSVVNIFTQVAEVGRSSIRLAVEVWIRPPQERNQHALTKVTEACYVMVALDDNGRIRAVPEQASTAIIEEQD from the coding sequence ATGCAAGCTCTGGATGATATCCCGACGCCGAACGGCACACTGACGCTCAAATTGATCGCCCAGCGCCAGGACACCAATCTCTATGGCGACATCAGCGGCGGCTGGCTGATGCACCGCATGGACGAGGCCTGTGAGCTGGCCGCCGGGCGCGTCGCCCACGGGCGCACTGCCACCGTGGCCGTCGAAGGCCTCGATTTCCTTTCGCCGGTGCGTATCGGCTCAGTGGTCAATATCTTCACTCAGGTGGCCGAGGTCGGGCGCAGTTCGATCAGGCTCGCCGTCGAGGTCTGGATCCGCCCGCCGCAGGAGCGCAATCAACACGCGCTGACCAAGGTGACCGAAGCCTGCTACGTGATGGTGGCACTCGATGACAATGGCCGCATCCGTGCCGTACCGGAGCAGGCCAGCACCGCCATCATCGAGGAGCAGGACTGA
- a CDS encoding TRAP transporter substrate-binding protein, which translates to MQRRRFLSALGAGAAGLAAAPFVSTANAAEGETIHWKMVTSWPKNFPALGTGANEFASLIGQLSGGRLQVKVYGAGEMVPALEVFDAVSSGTAQMGHSASYYWKGKVPAAQFFTAVPFGMNTTETNAWLYHGDGMKLWDEIYSRHNLKPLAVGNTGTQMAGWFNKEVNSLEEMKGLKIRLPGLAGEVMNRIGASAVNLPGSEIFTAMETGVIDATDWVGPYNDLAFGLHQVAKYYYSPAWNEPSAILEGTVNLEAWQALPEDLQQVVIQAARIANHAMVDEFALRNATALTSLVEEHGVELREFPQDVYAALFDASNEVLDEFIAKDEDARRVYESYRAFQQQVAPWSRIGEQAYLDARGRVLGEA; encoded by the coding sequence ATGCAACGCCGCCGTTTTCTCTCTGCTCTGGGGGCCGGTGCTGCCGGTCTCGCCGCCGCGCCTTTCGTGTCCACCGCCAATGCCGCCGAGGGCGAGACCATCCATTGGAAGATGGTCACCTCCTGGCCGAAGAACTTCCCGGCACTGGGCACCGGTGCCAATGAGTTCGCCAGCCTGATCGGTCAGCTCTCCGGTGGTCGCCTGCAGGTCAAGGTCTATGGCGCCGGCGAGATGGTGCCGGCGCTGGAAGTCTTCGATGCCGTGTCCTCCGGCACCGCCCAGATGGGCCACTCGGCCTCCTACTACTGGAAGGGCAAGGTCCCCGCGGCCCAGTTCTTCACCGCCGTGCCCTTCGGCATGAACACTACAGAGACCAACGCCTGGCTGTATCACGGCGATGGCATGAAGCTGTGGGACGAGATCTACTCGCGCCACAACCTCAAGCCGCTGGCGGTGGGCAACACCGGCACCCAGATGGCCGGCTGGTTCAACAAGGAAGTGAACAGTCTCGAGGAAATGAAGGGCCTGAAGATTCGCCTGCCGGGGCTGGCGGGCGAAGTGATGAATCGCATCGGCGCCAGCGCGGTCAATCTGCCGGGCAGCGAGATCTTCACCGCGATGGAAACCGGCGTGATCGATGCCACCGACTGGGTCGGCCCCTACAATGATCTGGCCTTCGGCCTGCATCAGGTGGCCAAGTATTACTACTCACCGGCCTGGAACGAGCCTTCCGCCATCCTCGAAGGCACCGTCAATCTCGAGGCTTGGCAGGCATTGCCGGAAGACCTGCAGCAGGTGGTGATTCAGGCGGCCAGAATCGCCAATCACGCCATGGTGGATGAATTCGCGCTGCGCAACGCCACCGCGCTGACCTCGCTGGTCGAGGAGCACGGTGTGGAGCTGCGTGAATTCCCCCAGGACGTCTATGCGGCGCTGTTCGATGCCTCCAACGAGGTGCTGGACGAGTTCATCGCCAAGGATGAGGACGCCAGGCGCGTCTATGAGTCCTACCGCGCCTTCCAGCAGCAGGTCGCGCCCTGGTCGCGTATCGGTGAGCAGGCCTATCTGGATGCGCGTGGTCGGGTGCTGGGCGAAGCCTGA
- the uvrD gene encoding DNA helicase II has protein sequence MSESPLLDHLNTHQREAVSAPPGNMLVLAGAGSGKTRVLVHRIAWLMDQYQFSPYAILSVTFTNKASREMRTRLEALNGSSLRHMWVGTFHSISHRLLRTHWQEARLPEHFQIIDSDDQLRMVKRLLKEHNVDDERWPPKQVQYFIAGCKEEGLRAHQVQTHGDAYMGKMVEMYELYQLACERGGLVDFGELLLRSLELLRDTPHLLAHYRERFAHLLVDEFQDTNTLQYAWLKLLAGDRECMTVVGDDDQSIYGWRGARVENIQRFTEEFANTRVVRLEQNYRSSSAILEAANALISHNGGRMGKELWTDSGRGERIRVYAGFNDIDESRYIADTIRELVNEHGYSRDEIAILYRSNAQSRVLEETLIRQGMPYRIYGGQRFYERLEIKNALAYLRLMNNREDDAALERVINVPARGIGMRTVEQLRERARYGSLTMWQAMSDAVSDGVLKGRAATAVRAFADIIDGLDNDTAGMALHELVEHVIHATGLREHHAAEKGEKGQARLENLSELVNACRAFSQGERMDPEAPSEGAEALEPFLAEAALDAGDHEAAEGEECVQMMTLHSAKGLEFPVVFVAGVEEGLFPHKMSLEEPGRLEEERRLCYVGVTRAMQRLYLTYAELRRMHGKETFQRPSRFLRELPEELLEEVRLRGQVSRPVSTQRATPNRRPSGPRQESVEANGDMPALSLGSLVRHPLFGEGVVINAEGQGERARVQISFEGEGDKWLVLGFAKLEVLS, from the coding sequence ATGTCCGAATCGCCCCTCCTCGATCACCTCAACACGCATCAGCGTGAGGCCGTGTCCGCGCCGCCGGGCAACATGCTGGTACTGGCGGGGGCCGGTTCCGGCAAGACCCGCGTGCTGGTTCACCGCATCGCCTGGTTGATGGACCAATATCAGTTCTCGCCCTACGCCATCCTGTCGGTGACCTTCACCAACAAGGCCTCGCGGGAGATGCGCACGCGTCTCGAGGCGCTCAATGGCAGCAGCCTGCGCCACATGTGGGTCGGCACCTTCCACTCCATCAGTCACCGTCTGCTGCGCACCCACTGGCAGGAGGCGCGCCTGCCCGAGCACTTCCAGATCATCGACAGCGATGACCAGCTGCGCATGGTCAAGCGGCTGCTCAAGGAGCACAACGTCGACGATGAGCGCTGGCCGCCCAAGCAGGTCCAGTACTTCATCGCCGGCTGCAAGGAGGAAGGTCTGCGCGCCCATCAGGTGCAGACCCATGGCGATGCCTACATGGGCAAGATGGTCGAGATGTACGAGCTCTATCAGCTCGCCTGTGAACGCGGCGGCCTGGTCGATTTCGGTGAGCTGCTGCTGCGCTCGCTGGAACTGCTGCGTGATACGCCGCATCTGCTGGCGCATTACCGCGAGCGCTTCGCCCACCTGCTGGTCGACGAGTTCCAGGATACCAACACCCTGCAGTACGCCTGGCTGAAGCTGCTGGCCGGTGATCGCGAGTGCATGACCGTGGTCGGCGATGATGACCAGTCCATCTACGGCTGGCGTGGCGCGCGGGTCGAGAACATCCAGCGCTTCACCGAGGAGTTCGCCAACACCCGTGTGGTGCGTCTGGAACAGAACTACCGCTCCTCCAGCGCCATTCTGGAGGCCGCCAACGCCCTGATCAGCCACAACGGCGGGCGCATGGGCAAGGAGCTTTGGACCGACAGCGGTCGTGGCGAGCGCATTCGTGTCTATGCCGGCTTCAATGATATCGACGAGTCGCGCTATATCGCCGATACCATTCGCGAGCTGGTCAATGAGCATGGCTACAGCCGCGACGAGATCGCGATCCTGTATCGCTCCAATGCCCAGTCACGCGTGCTGGAAGAGACGCTGATCCGCCAAGGCATGCCCTATCGCATCTATGGCGGCCAGCGCTTCTACGAGCGTCTCGAGATCAAGAACGCCCTCGCCTATCTGCGCCTGATGAACAACCGCGAGGACGATGCGGCACTGGAGCGCGTGATCAACGTGCCGGCGCGTGGCATCGGCATGCGCACCGTCGAGCAGCTGCGCGAGCGCGCACGTTACGGCAGCCTGACCATGTGGCAGGCGATGAGCGATGCGGTCTCCGATGGCGTCCTCAAGGGACGCGCCGCGACTGCCGTGCGAGCCTTCGCCGACATCATCGATGGCCTCGACAACGACACCGCCGGCATGGCGCTGCATGAGCTGGTCGAGCACGTCATCCACGCCACCGGCCTGCGTGAGCATCACGCCGCCGAGAAGGGCGAGAAGGGCCAGGCGCGCCTCGAGAACCTCTCGGAGCTGGTCAATGCTTGCCGTGCCTTCAGTCAGGGCGAGCGCATGGACCCGGAAGCCCCCAGCGAAGGGGCCGAGGCGCTGGAACCCTTCCTCGCCGAAGCCGCGCTGGATGCCGGTGATCATGAAGCCGCCGAAGGCGAGGAATGCGTGCAGATGATGACGCTGCATTCCGCCAAGGGGCTCGAATTCCCGGTGGTATTCGTCGCCGGGGTCGAGGAGGGGTTGTTCCCGCACAAGATGTCGCTGGAAGAGCCGGGGCGTCTCGAGGAAGAGCGTCGCCTGTGCTATGTCGGTGTCACCCGCGCCATGCAGCGCCTCTACCTGACCTACGCCGAGCTGCGTCGCATGCACGGCAAGGAGACCTTCCAGCGGCCGTCGCGCTTCCTGCGTGAGCTGCCGGAAGAGCTGCTGGAAGAGGTGCGTCTGCGTGGCCAGGTCTCGCGTCCGGTCTCGACCCAGCGCGCCACGCCGAATCGCCGTCCATCCGGCCCGCGTCAGGAGAGTGTCGAGGCCAATGGCGACATGCCGGCACTCTCGCTCGGCAGCCTGGTGCGCCACCCGCTGTTCGGGGAAGGCGTGGTCATCAATGCCGAAGGCCAGGGCGAGCGAGCGCGCGTGCAGATCAGCTTCGAGGGCGAAGGCGACAAGTGGCTGGTGCTGGGCTTTGCCAAGCTGGAAGTGCTGAGCTGA
- the hexR gene encoding transcriptional regulator HexR, with translation MSHAIFDDLRSRMENFRRSEQKVARYVLRHPEEVIHMRIVDLASESSVSEPTVVRFCRAMGFAGFQDFKLQLAQRLATGTQFAQFSMNDSDSVAEFSHSLFDSTIGTLLSVRDRLDAEAVARAIHSLASASRVEFYGYGASGAVAHDAQHKFFRLQISTAAYTDPHMQNMSAVTLGPRDVVVAISQTGRTKALIASVRLARDAGATVIGLCPSGSPLADEVTLPLHIDVHEDTEIYTPMSSRIAHLVIVDTLAVGVAKARGPKLKEQLEAVKKSLATLRIDDHDFDTH, from the coding sequence GTGAGCCATGCCATCTTCGACGACCTGAGGAGCCGGATGGAGAATTTCCGCCGCTCTGAACAAAAGGTCGCACGCTATGTCCTTCGCCATCCGGAGGAAGTGATTCACATGCGGATCGTCGATCTGGCCAGCGAGTCATCGGTCAGTGAGCCGACGGTCGTGCGTTTCTGTCGGGCAATGGGCTTTGCCGGCTTCCAGGATTTCAAGCTGCAGCTGGCGCAACGCCTCGCCACCGGCACCCAGTTCGCCCAGTTCTCCATGAATGACTCCGACAGCGTGGCCGAGTTCTCGCACTCGCTGTTCGATTCCACCATCGGCACCCTGCTGTCGGTGCGTGACCGCCTGGACGCCGAAGCCGTCGCGCGTGCCATCCACTCGCTGGCCTCCGCCAGCCGGGTCGAGTTCTACGGCTATGGTGCCTCGGGCGCCGTGGCGCACGATGCCCAGCACAAGTTCTTCCGCCTGCAGATTTCCACCGCCGCCTACACCGACCCGCACATGCAGAACATGTCAGCGGTGACGCTGGGGCCGCGCGACGTGGTGGTGGCCATCTCCCAGACCGGCCGCACCAAGGCGCTGATCGCCAGCGTGCGTCTGGCGCGGGACGCCGGCGCGACCGTCATCGGGCTGTGCCCGAGTGGTTCGCCACTGGCGGATGAAGTCACGCTGCCGCTGCATATCGATGTGCACGAAGACACCGAGATCTACACCCCGATGAGCTCACGTATCGCGCACCTGGTGATCGTCGATACGCTGGCGGTCGGTGTCGCCAAGGCGCGCGGGCCCAAGCTCAAGGAGCAGCTGGAGGCGGTCAAGAAGAGCCTCGCCACCCTGCGCATCGACGACCACGACTTCGATACCCACTGA
- a CDS encoding sodium-dependent transporter has translation MSSKPHSHAQWSSRLAFTLAAVGSSVGLGNIWKFPYMTGESGGGAFVLVYLICILLIGLPILMSEWLLGRLGQKNPISTMSHISARLKRSPAWVLIGVAGVLGAYLILSFYSVIGGWALAFIADAASGSFETLTSDTAGSLFGGLLGDPTTLLAWHSAFMLMVILVVAGGVAGGLERAAKILMPLLAVMLIVLVGYAATTDGFADAAAWLLTPDFSKLDKDGVLAAMGHAFFTLSLGMGIMMAYGSYLSDDVNIGRTALVVVVLDTVIALLAGLAIFPVVFSNGLDAAAGPGLIFQTLPLAFGHMPGGEVFGVVFFVLLVFAAWTSGISLLEPIVEWLEEKTPMSRVGSAWVAGIATWLLGIATILSFNLWSDVAPLGMFGKFEGMTIFDLLDYATSKLMLPLTGLATIVFVGWFMGRDEVRSQLNMSDSAFSLWSFVARYIAPIGVVVVFASSL, from the coding sequence ATGTCATCCAAACCGCATTCCCACGCACAGTGGTCTTCTCGCCTGGCCTTTACCCTGGCTGCCGTCGGTTCTTCCGTCGGTCTGGGCAATATCTGGAAATTCCCCTACATGACAGGTGAGAGCGGCGGCGGTGCCTTCGTCCTCGTCTATCTGATCTGCATCCTGCTGATCGGCCTGCCGATCCTGATGTCGGAATGGCTGCTGGGTCGCCTGGGTCAGAAGAACCCCATCTCGACCATGAGCCACATCAGCGCCCGGCTCAAACGCAGTCCCGCCTGGGTCTTGATCGGGGTGGCCGGCGTGCTCGGCGCCTACCTGATCCTGTCCTTCTACAGCGTCATCGGCGGCTGGGCGCTGGCCTTCATCGCCGACGCGGCCAGTGGCAGTTTCGAAACCCTGACCTCTGACACGGCCGGTAGTCTGTTCGGCGGTCTGCTGGGGGACCCGACCACGCTGCTGGCCTGGCACAGTGCCTTCATGCTGATGGTGATCTTGGTCGTGGCTGGCGGGGTCGCCGGTGGCTTGGAGCGTGCCGCCAAGATCCTGATGCCGCTGCTGGCGGTGATGTTGATCGTGCTGGTCGGCTACGCCGCCACCACCGATGGCTTCGCTGATGCGGCCGCCTGGCTGCTGACGCCGGACTTCTCCAAGCTCGACAAGGATGGCGTGCTGGCGGCCATGGGGCATGCCTTCTTCACCCTGTCACTGGGCATGGGCATCATGATGGCTTATGGCTCCTACCTGTCCGATGACGTCAACATCGGGCGTACCGCGCTGGTCGTGGTGGTGCTGGATACCGTCATCGCCCTGCTGGCCGGCCTGGCCATCTTCCCGGTGGTGTTCTCCAACGGCCTCGACGCCGCCGCGGGCCCGGGCCTGATCTTCCAGACCCTGCCGCTGGCCTTCGGTCACATGCCGGGCGGTGAAGTCTTCGGCGTGGTGTTCTTCGTGCTGCTGGTATTCGCGGCCTGGACCTCGGGCATCTCGCTGCTGGAGCCCATCGTCGAATGGCTGGAAGAGAAGACGCCGATGTCGCGCGTCGGCTCGGCCTGGGTCGCGGGTATCGCCACCTGGCTGCTGGGCATCGCCACCATCCTGTCCTTCAACCTGTGGAGTGACGTGGCGCCGCTGGGCATGTTCGGCAAGTTCGAGGGCATGACCATCTTCGACCTGCTCGACTACGCGACCAGCAAGCTGATGCTGCCGCTGACCGGTCTGGCGACCATCGTCTTCGTCGGCTGGTTCATGGGCCGTGACGAGGTGCGCAGCCAGCTCAACATGAGCGACTCGGCCTTCTCGCTGTGGAGCTTCGTGGCGCGCTATATCGCCCCGATCGGTGTAGTCGTGGTGTTCGCGTCCAGCCTGTAA
- a CDS encoding DUF72 domain-containing protein has product MHHFHASSTPSDASHTAGHLHLGLAMWANDDWRGSLLPGSGPREHLADYARVFDSVEGNTSFYAQPTPAAIASWARQAPAHFRFCFKLPGRLTHELRLQGIEQELAAFLDCLVPIKDRLGPIMIQLPRDLGAEVLPRLEQFLQSVKGAGLAWAVEPRDPIFFAKGEVERQLNRLLITHAVDRVMLDVRPLFSGPATAHPGLAVARSEKPHRPLHVFSSGQHPVVRFIGHYDEATNRALFAPWVERLFLWISQGKSPFLFVHTPDNKAAPALARLLANQVLAKLDRPLVGAFPGEGQGSLF; this is encoded by the coding sequence ATGCACCATTTTCATGCATCCTCCACACCGTCGGATGCCTCGCACACGGCGGGGCATCTTCATCTCGGGCTCGCGATGTGGGCCAATGACGACTGGCGTGGCAGCCTGCTGCCGGGCAGCGGCCCGCGGGAACATCTGGCGGATTACGCCCGGGTCTTCGATAGCGTCGAGGGCAATACCAGCTTCTATGCTCAACCCACGCCTGCTGCCATCGCCAGCTGGGCTCGTCAGGCGCCGGCCCATTTTCGCTTCTGCTTCAAGTTGCCGGGCCGACTGACGCATGAATTGCGCCTGCAGGGCATCGAGCAGGAATTGGCGGCATTTCTCGATTGCCTGGTACCGATAAAGGACCGCCTCGGTCCGATCATGATTCAGCTGCCACGTGACCTCGGGGCGGAAGTCCTGCCACGCCTCGAGCAATTCCTGCAGTCGGTGAAGGGAGCAGGGCTCGCCTGGGCGGTGGAGCCCCGCGACCCGATTTTCTTCGCCAAGGGTGAGGTGGAACGACAGTTGAATCGCTTGTTGATAACTCACGCAGTCGATCGCGTGATGCTGGATGTGCGTCCACTCTTCAGTGGCCCTGCCACCGCGCATCCGGGCCTTGCGGTGGCGCGCTCGGAAAAGCCTCACCGCCCATTGCATGTGTTCTCCAGCGGACAACATCCCGTGGTGCGTTTCATCGGTCATTACGATGAAGCCACCAATCGGGCACTGTTTGCTCCCTGGGTAGAGCGACTTTTCTTGTGGATAAGTCAGGGGAAAAGCCCGTTCCTCTTCGTGCATACACCGGACAACAAGGCAGCGCCCGCACTGGCACGCCTGTTGGCCAATCAGGTGCTGGCGAAACTGGACCGCCCCTTGGTCGGGGCCTTTCCGGGCGAGGGGCAGGGCAGCCTGTTCTGA
- a CDS encoding YitT family protein, translated as MTAFQRLILRASGSRSRAANAITLRSLITLIEGCLLVALGVRLLQAGGLLVSGTAGMSLLGADLTALSFGSLFFLINLPFYGLAWKQLGLNFTLRTLGCVSLLSVLSDVLAVSLPLGAVSLPVAAIAAGLLIGLGITLLFRENASLGGLNILALHLERRFGIHAGRTTFAFDLLLIAIAALVYPWPQVICSALAFATLSFVLGRYHRRTPQTAQPASPAHDKQVQTAH; from the coding sequence ATGACTGCTTTCCAACGACTCATACTGCGCGCCAGCGGCAGCCGCTCACGCGCGGCAAATGCCATCACCCTGCGTAGCCTGATCACGCTCATCGAGGGCTGCCTGCTGGTGGCGCTCGGCGTACGCCTGCTGCAGGCCGGTGGCCTGCTGGTCAGTGGCACTGCCGGCATGTCGTTGCTGGGTGCCGACCTGACAGCACTGAGCTTCGGCAGCCTGTTCTTCCTGATCAACCTGCCCTTCTACGGCCTGGCCTGGAAACAGCTGGGGCTGAATTTCACCCTGCGCACGCTGGGCTGCGTCAGCCTGCTCTCCGTGCTGTCCGATGTGTTGGCGGTCAGCTTGCCGCTGGGTGCCGTCAGCCTGCCGGTCGCGGCGATTGCCGCAGGCCTGTTGATCGGTCTGGGCATCACACTGCTGTTTCGCGAGAACGCCTCGCTGGGCGGCCTGAACATTCTGGCGCTGCATTTGGAGCGACGCTTCGGCATCCATGCCGGTCGCACCACCTTCGCCTTCGACCTGCTGCTGATCGCGATCGCTGCACTGGTCTACCCCTGGCCACAGGTCATCTGTTCGGCGCTGGCATTCGCGACACTGTCCTTCGTGCTGGGCCGCTATCATCGCCGCACGCCTCAGACCGCACAGCCTGCCTCACCGGCGCATGACAAGCAGGTGCAGACGGCTCACTAG
- the rluF gene encoding 23S rRNA pseudouridine(2604) synthase RluF, translating to MTDRDASLTRLNKFISETGFCSRREADRYIAEGRVTINGVVPEMGTKVAPGDEVLVNGKPLKAKQEAVYLAFNKPVGITCTTERHVDGNIIDYIGHPKRIFPIGRLDKPSDGLIFLTSDGDIVNKILRAGNAHEKEYVVRVDKPINGDFLKRMAAGVPILDTITQPCRIEQISTYVFRIILTQGLNRQIRRMCEALGYEVFKLKRVRIMNVSLDGLGVGEWRYLTQREMADIQQMIEGSSGTEEASRLAAAPPPSQHATAARHQRAARDTDAGRRNGTRRHVGGKSGSGQRSSDKRDTGQRGAGQRHPGQRSGVQQAGTKQEGTGRRERSDERTPGRGNQEGRSDGRSARRNTTKSSGGAGKLAGGLKPRTRGNASDGRNERGAANSKGSVNKTSANKGSANSKTAANKGGSSKSYGNTSSGKNSPAGKGDSYKGGGSSNGGRGRR from the coding sequence ATGACTGATCGCGACGCATCGCTTACCCGCCTCAACAAGTTCATCAGCGAAACGGGCTTCTGCTCGCGACGCGAGGCGGATCGCTACATCGCCGAAGGACGCGTGACCATCAATGGTGTCGTGCCCGAAATGGGCACCAAGGTCGCGCCGGGCGATGAGGTGCTGGTCAATGGCAAGCCATTGAAAGCCAAGCAGGAAGCGGTCTATCTGGCCTTCAACAAGCCGGTGGGCATCACCTGTACCACCGAGCGCCATGTCGACGGCAACATCATCGATTACATCGGTCATCCCAAGCGCATCTTCCCGATCGGTCGCCTCGACAAGCCCTCCGATGGCCTGATCTTCCTGACCAGTGACGGCGATATCGTCAACAAGATCCTGCGTGCTGGCAATGCCCACGAGAAGGAATACGTGGTGCGGGTCGACAAGCCGATCAACGGCGACTTCCTCAAGCGCATGGCCGCTGGCGTGCCGATTCTGGACACCATCACCCAGCCGTGTCGCATCGAGCAGATCTCGACCTATGTGTTCCGCATCATCCTGACCCAGGGCCTCAACCGTCAGATCCGTCGCATGTGTGAGGCGCTGGGCTATGAGGTCTTCAAGCTCAAGCGGGTGCGCATCATGAATGTCAGCCTGGACGGGCTGGGAGTCGGCGAATGGCGCTATCTCACCCAGCGCGAGATGGCGGATATCCAGCAGATGATCGAGGGCTCCAGCGGCACTGAGGAAGCCTCGCGCCTGGCGGCGGCACCGCCTCCTTCCCAGCACGCGACGGCCGCGCGCCATCAGCGCGCCGCCCGGGATACGGACGCTGGGCGGCGTAACGGGACTCGGCGTCATGTAGGTGGCAAGAGTGGATCCGGCCAGCGCAGCTCTGATAAGCGCGACACAGGTCAGCGCGGTGCTGGTCAACGCCATCCGGGCCAGCGTTCAGGCGTTCAGCAGGCAGGAACCAAGCAAGAGGGTACAGGGCGTCGCGAGCGTTCTGATGAGCGCACCCCAGGGCGTGGCAATCAGGAAGGCAGAAGTGACGGTAGAAGTGCCCGCAGGAATACCACCAAGAGTTCGGGAGGCGCCGGCAAGCTCGCCGGCGGCCTCAAGCCGCGCACGCGTGGCAATGCCAGTGATGGCCGCAATGAGCGTGGCGCGGCCAACAGCAAGGGCTCTGTCAACAAGACCTCTGCCAACAAGGGCTCTGCCAACAGTAAGACCGCTGCCAACAAGGGCGGCAGCAGCAAGAGTTACGGCAACACGAGCTCGGGGAAAAACAGCCCGGCTGGCAAGGGCGACTCGTACAAGGGGGGCGGTTCCTCCAATGGGGGACGCGGTCGCCGCTAG